Proteins encoded in a region of the Balaenoptera musculus isolate JJ_BM4_2016_0621 chromosome 5, mBalMus1.pri.v3, whole genome shotgun sequence genome:
- the MAB21L2 gene encoding protein mab-21-like 2 translates to MIAAQAKLVYQLNKYYTERCQARKAAIAKTIREVCKVVSDVLKEVEVQEPRFISSLSEIDARYEGLEVISPTEFEVVLYLNQMGVFNFVDDGSLPGCAVLKLSDGRKRSMSLWVEFITASGYLSARKIRSRFQTLVAQAVDKCSYRDVVKMIADTSEVKLRIRERYVVQITPAFKCTGIWPRSAAQWPMPHIPWPGPNRVAEVKAEGFNLLSKECYSLTGKQSSAESDAWVLQFGEAENRLLMGGCRNKCLSVLKTLRDRHLELPGQPLNNYHMKTLLLYECEKHPRETDWDEACLGDRLNGILLQLISCLQCRRCPHYFLPNLDLFQGKPHSALESAAKQTWRLAREILTNPKSLDKL, encoded by the coding sequence ATGATCGCCGCTCAGGCCAAGCTGGTTTACCAGCTCAATAAATACTACACTGAGCGCTGCCAAGCGCGCAAGGCGGCCATCGCCAAGACCATCCGAGAGGTCTGTAAGGTGGTCTCGGACGTGCTAAAGGAAGTGGAGGTGCAGGAGCCTCGCTTCATCAGCTCCCTGAGCGAGATCGATGCCCGCTACGAGGGGCTGGAGGTCATCTCGCCCACAGAATTCGAGGTGGTGCTCTACCTAAACCAGATGGGCGTCTTCAACTTCGTGGACGACGGCTCGCTGCCTGGCTGCGCGGTGCTCAAACTGAGCGATGGGCGGAAGCGGAGCATGTCTCTCTGGGTCGAGTTCATCACAGCGTCCGGCTACCTCTCGGCGCGCAAGATCCGCTCACGTTTCCAGACGCTGGTGGCTCAGGCGGTGGACAAGTGCAGCTACCGGGATGTGGTCAAGATGATCGCGGATACCAGCGAGGTCAAGCTGCGCATCAGGGAGCGCTACGTGGTGCAAATCACTCCGGCGTTCAAGTGCACCGGTATCTGGCCTCGCAGTGCTGCACAGTGGCCTATGCCCCACATCCCCTGGCCCGGCCCCAATCGGGTGGCGGAGGTCAAGGCCGAAGGGTTCAACTTGCTCTCTAAGGAGTGCTACTCGCTGACCGGCAAGCAGAGCTCTGCGGAGAGCGACGCCTGGGTGCTGCAGTTCGGAGAGGCTGAGAACCGCCTGCTGATGGGCGGCTGCCGAAACAAGTGTCTCTCGGTGCTGAAGACGCTGCGGGACCGCCACCTGGAGCTGCCTGGCCAGCCGCTCAATAACTACCACATGAAGACGCTGCTGCTGTACGAGTGCGAGAAGCACCCGCGGGAAACGGACTGGGACGAGGCGTGCCTCGGAGATCGGCTCAACGGCATCCTGCTGCAGCTCATCTCCTGCCTGCAGTGCCGCCGCTGCCCTCACTACTTTCTGCCCAACCTCGACCTTTTCCAGGGCAAGCCCCACTCGGCCCTGGAGAGCGCTGCCAAGCAGACCTGGAGGTTGGCCAGGGAAATTCTCACCAATCCCAAAAGCCTGGACAAACTATAG